In Spirosoma agri, one DNA window encodes the following:
- a CDS encoding DUF3570 domain-containing protein, translating to MRKICISVGVLLSLLRAGYGQSVTQPAYESRKLKVEEINIVSSYYQQDGNNSAVTGGIGSEHLTDFAQSIDLVLKTTNRRNREHTLAFDLNIDHYTSASSDQIDPLTVSSASRSDTHIYPSVSWTVHNPDRRTTHGIAVSYSTEYDYKSYGLNLNFAKASADNNREISLKAGAFFDTWKVILPAELRPEGYGSGAHGDRDPVDYKPRNSYNVGLSISQVINKRLQAFLTIEPAFQQGLLSTPFHRIYFQDGAETVERLPGNRLKLPIGFRLHYFMGDRVIVRAFYRYYIDDWGMQAHTINLETPIKLTSFVSVSPFYRFSHQTAVRYFAAYGQHRSTDQYYTSDYDISGFNSQFIGTGLRLAPPGGLLGIGPWQSIELRYGHYVRSTGMVANSITLLAKLK from the coding sequence ATGAGAAAAATCTGTATATCCGTGGGTGTGTTGCTCAGTTTGCTGCGGGCAGGCTATGGGCAATCGGTGACCCAGCCTGCCTATGAGTCCCGTAAACTCAAGGTCGAGGAGATAAATATAGTATCGAGTTATTACCAGCAGGATGGTAACAATTCCGCCGTGACCGGGGGCATCGGTTCCGAGCATCTAACCGATTTTGCGCAATCGATTGATCTGGTTCTCAAAACCACCAATCGTCGGAATCGTGAACATACGCTCGCGTTTGATCTGAACATCGACCACTATACATCGGCCTCATCGGACCAGATTGACCCCCTGACGGTTTCGTCGGCTTCACGGAGCGATACGCATATTTACCCGTCGGTTTCCTGGACTGTGCATAACCCGGATCGACGTACCACACACGGGATTGCCGTATCCTATTCGACCGAATATGATTACAAGTCGTATGGGCTTAACCTGAATTTCGCCAAAGCGTCGGCCGATAATAACCGGGAAATAAGCCTGAAGGCGGGGGCCTTCTTCGATACGTGGAAAGTGATTTTACCCGCCGAACTCCGGCCTGAAGGCTACGGATCCGGTGCCCACGGCGACCGAGATCCGGTTGATTATAAGCCGCGTAATTCCTATAACGTCGGCCTGTCGATATCGCAGGTGATCAATAAGCGCTTACAGGCGTTTCTGACGATAGAGCCCGCTTTTCAGCAGGGATTGCTGAGTACGCCTTTCCACCGAATATATTTTCAGGATGGGGCCGAAACAGTGGAGCGCTTGCCGGGGAATCGGCTGAAATTGCCCATTGGGTTTCGGTTGCACTACTTCATGGGCGACCGGGTTATTGTTCGGGCGTTTTATCGCTATTACATTGACGACTGGGGGATGCAGGCGCACACAATCAATCTGGAAACGCCCATTAAACTAACCTCCTTTGTATCGGTGAGTCCGTTCTATCGCTTTAGTCACCAGACGGCCGTCCGGTATTTTGCCGCCTATGGTCAGCATCGCTCGACCGACCAATACTACACGAGCGATTACGACATTTCGGGGTTCAATAGCCAGTTTATAGGAACGGGTCTTCGGCTGGCACCACCCGGTGGATTACTGGGCATTGGGCCCTGGCAGAGCATCGAACTGCGCTATGGGCACTACGTCCGCAGTACGGGTATGGTCGCTAATAGTATAACGTTATTAGCCAAGCTAAAATAA
- a CDS encoding DUF4266 domain-containing protein — protein MNVPITQRALLMGLIVLGLSGCVTVKEYQKNRINDAEMELSARKSEKFEQNFYLYREGAAGANGGKSGGGCGCN, from the coding sequence ATGAACGTACCAATCACCCAAAGGGCTCTCCTGATGGGCCTGATCGTACTCGGCCTTTCGGGTTGTGTAACGGTGAAAGAATACCAGAAAAACCGCATCAACGATGCCGAAATGGAACTCTCGGCCCGGAAGTCGGAGAAGTTTGAGCAGAATTTTTATCTCTATCGGGAAGGCGCTGCCGGAGCCAATGGCGGTAAAAGTGGGGGAGGCTGCGGCTGTAATTAA
- a CDS encoding FAD:protein FMN transferase, with amino-acid sequence MNQTPRIHQRMQRLMGNRFELSVVSPNADWANDCISDAIDEISRIERLLTTYSDDSQTNQINAQAGIRPVPVDEEVFALIARSLRLSALTQGAFDITYGSMDKRLWNFDTTLTELPDPKTARQLVRLINYRNVVLDAEQRTVFLKEKGMRIGFGGIGKGYAAEQAKRILRERGVVSGIVNAAGDLTTWGTQPNGQPWTIGIADPDQAKHQAFSYLAISDMAVATSGSYEKYALINGKRYAHTIDPKTGYPVSGIKSVTILAPNAELADALATPVMVMGVRVGMDLINQMRHIACIIIDDNDALYTSTNIRITAPAEA; translated from the coding sequence ATGAACCAGACTCCTCGCATCCACCAGCGGATGCAGCGGCTCATGGGCAACCGGTTCGAGCTAAGCGTTGTCAGCCCGAATGCCGACTGGGCAAATGACTGCATCAGTGACGCTATTGATGAAATCAGCCGGATCGAGCGACTGCTCACTACGTATAGCGACGATAGTCAGACCAACCAGATTAATGCCCAGGCGGGGATTAGACCCGTGCCGGTTGATGAGGAAGTGTTTGCGCTGATTGCGCGGTCACTGCGGTTATCGGCGTTGACACAGGGCGCGTTTGACATTACGTATGGTTCGATGGATAAACGACTCTGGAATTTTGATACGACGCTCACCGAATTGCCCGATCCAAAAACCGCCCGGCAACTGGTGCGGCTGATCAATTACCGAAACGTAGTGCTCGATGCCGAGCAACGGACTGTTTTTCTGAAAGAAAAGGGGATGCGCATTGGGTTTGGCGGAATAGGAAAGGGATATGCCGCCGAGCAGGCCAAACGCATCCTGCGCGAGCGGGGGGTAGTAAGCGGGATTGTCAACGCAGCTGGCGACCTGACCACCTGGGGGACGCAACCCAACGGCCAACCCTGGACCATTGGCATCGCCGATCCCGATCAGGCAAAACACCAGGCATTTTCGTATCTGGCCATCAGTGATATGGCCGTGGCAACGTCGGGTAGTTACGAAAAATACGCCCTGATTAACGGCAAACGATACGCCCACACGATTGATCCTAAAACGGGTTATCCGGTATCGGGTATTAAAAGCGTAACCATCCTGGCCCCGAACGCCGAACTGGCCGACGCCCTGGCGACGCCTGTCATGGTCATGGGTGTTCGGGTAGGCATGGATTTAATCAACCAGATGCGGCACATTGCCTGCATTATAATTGATGATAACGACGCGCTTTACACGTCAACCAACATTCGAATTACGGCACCTGCCGAAGCCTGA
- a CDS encoding thioredoxin family protein, whose translation MKLLFISFFFSLLTIAPTWELNFDQAKAEAAQTHKFILLNFSGSDWCGPCIKLKKDVFESAEFGQFATDRLVLVRADFPRKSRNQLDASQTAHNEALAEKYNQQGKFPFTVLLDANGRVLKSWDGYPQSLTVASMVEDIKTITAGTK comes from the coding sequence ATGAAATTGCTGTTCATCTCCTTTTTCTTCAGTCTGTTAACCATCGCGCCCACCTGGGAGCTAAATTTCGATCAGGCAAAAGCCGAAGCCGCCCAGACGCACAAATTTATTTTGCTGAATTTTTCCGGATCAGATTGGTGTGGCCCCTGCATAAAACTCAAAAAAGATGTATTCGAGTCAGCTGAGTTTGGGCAATTCGCCACCGATCGCCTGGTGCTGGTACGGGCGGATTTTCCGCGCAAGTCAAGAAATCAGCTGGATGCCAGCCAGACGGCTCATAATGAGGCTTTAGCGGAGAAGTACAACCAGCAGGGGAAGTTTCCGTTCACGGTTTTGCTCGATGCCAACGGTCGCGTGCTGAAATCCTGGGACGGCTATCCCCAATCGCTTACAGTCGCGTCGATGGTCGAGGATATTAAGACAATAACAGCAGGGACTAAATGA
- a CDS encoding Rieske 2Fe-2S domain-containing protein: protein MTRYEFLKSMGFTGAALMAALTSCVRPEDTVVDALTIPGTTTPVASTTSPTTSTATSGTTTSPSTTTTASGVDLSSITNRLLTIDLASSAASALKTVGGYLVQSGIVVAQTSSGVYVAVTQTCSHEPKKAIIFNKTEFYCTVHGARYDLTGKGKNSFGSRGIAVYKIATDGKTLVVYS from the coding sequence ATGACTCGCTATGAGTTTCTAAAATCAATGGGCTTTACGGGAGCTGCGCTGATGGCGGCCTTAACGTCCTGCGTTCGACCAGAAGATACTGTCGTTGATGCCCTAACGATCCCGGGCACCACTACGCCTGTCGCCAGCACTACATCACCGACAACCAGCACGGCCACATCGGGCACCACAACATCACCGTCCACGACCACCACCGCGAGTGGCGTCGACCTGAGCAGCATTACAAACCGTCTACTGACCATTGATCTGGCGTCTTCGGCAGCGTCGGCGCTAAAAACAGTTGGTGGTTATCTGGTGCAGAGTGGTATTGTTGTGGCTCAGACGAGTTCGGGCGTCTACGTAGCCGTAACACAAACGTGCAGCCATGAGCCTAAAAAGGCCATTATTTTCAACAAGACAGAGTTTTACTGCACCGTACACGGCGCCCGGTATGACCTGACGGGCAAAGGCAAAAACAGCTTTGGTAGTAGAGGAATCGCCGTGTACAAGATTGCTACCGACGGCAAAACGCTCGTCGTTTACAGTTAA
- a CDS encoding alpha/beta fold hydrolase, whose amino-acid sequence MKYFLQIAFIGLSLLRSVNGYAQLLDTIVYASPYWLHFRLVKGEKPPILFESGGGQDASQWESIATVVHQRLQATVITYDRAGFGKSSFDTAGYTILQEIRSLESALHQLGYNNTNLLLVGQSLGAFYNQIYAARHPSQVKGIILVDPRIPSYADMRFARAYFQGLNRKEYEADYMSLYYLLARMERTSDYVRQVPLPSSIPLLDIMAERGPFSDAKENERFKADQRSLVKGHRNRRLLYVEGTSHNIPHDKPTLMIEQIMNFYKQHL is encoded by the coding sequence ATGAAGTATTTCTTACAAATCGCTTTCATCGGGCTATCCCTCCTGAGGAGTGTCAACGGTTATGCTCAACTCCTTGACACAATCGTTTACGCTTCTCCTTATTGGCTTCATTTTAGACTCGTAAAAGGTGAGAAGCCTCCTATCCTTTTTGAATCAGGGGGCGGACAGGATGCTTCCCAGTGGGAATCCATTGCTACAGTCGTGCACCAGCGTCTGCAAGCAACCGTCATTACCTATGATCGGGCGGGCTTTGGCAAAAGTAGTTTTGATACGGCAGGCTACACAATTCTCCAGGAAATCAGAAGTTTAGAGTCGGCTTTGCACCAGTTGGGGTACAATAACACCAATCTGTTGCTGGTTGGTCAGTCACTAGGCGCTTTTTACAATCAAATCTATGCCGCTCGGCATCCGTCACAAGTGAAAGGCATTATTCTTGTCGATCCTAGAATACCTTCCTACGCTGACATGCGATTCGCCAGAGCCTATTTTCAGGGGCTGAATCGGAAAGAGTATGAAGCTGACTATATGAGCTTGTACTATTTGCTGGCCCGAATGGAGCGCACTAGTGATTATGTCAGGCAGGTGCCCTTACCGTCTAGTATTCCTTTGCTCGATATTATGGCGGAACGGGGTCCTTTCTCGGACGCCAAGGAGAACGAACGATTTAAAGCGGACCAACGCAGCTTGGTTAAGGGACATCGAAATCGGCGTTTACTTTATGTGGAAGGCACCTCCCACAACATTCCTCATGATAAGCCAACGTTGATGATTGAGCAGATTATGAACTTCTACAAGCAACACCTTTAA
- a CDS encoding beta propeller repeat protein, translating to MKTLLYSSLLLLALSCKKTPSDIVDPEHDTVLTEYPNWYTLKAPVDKEIQGVWGDWDKTLLITTGYAVFRSTDKGKHWQQVYQQSTGMFGIVQNQDTLFTMTGLTNQTLKDYYQQILIHADNYSLDDGQTWQRYTKRNPLLDEPRSGQPIDKRLLINPVTTSTGTTYRINRVFVDPTATTGHFETPGVITSDGRRVDLPLLHQLNSLYLDSKQRLYMAGTDAVCGRGGKTGEPFSFCNSKQGRGVVYISKYPLP from the coding sequence ATGAAAACGTTGCTCTACTCTAGCCTGCTTCTACTAGCCTTATCTTGTAAAAAGACTCCATCTGACATCGTCGATCCTGAGCACGACACCGTACTAACCGAATACCCAAACTGGTATACGCTCAAAGCTCCAGTGGATAAAGAAATTCAAGGGGTGTGGGGAGACTGGGATAAAACCTTACTCATAACAACAGGATATGCGGTCTTCCGGTCAACGGATAAAGGCAAGCACTGGCAGCAGGTTTATCAGCAGTCAACTGGTATGTTCGGTATCGTCCAGAATCAGGATACCCTATTCACCATGACTGGACTGACCAATCAAACGCTAAAAGACTACTATCAACAAATCTTAATTCATGCTGATAACTATAGTTTAGACGATGGCCAAACGTGGCAACGGTACACCAAACGGAATCCTTTGCTCGATGAGCCTCGATCAGGTCAACCAATCGATAAAAGACTATTGATTAATCCTGTAACGACGTCTACAGGAACTACGTACAGAATTAATCGGGTCTTCGTGGATCCAACTGCTACGACTGGTCATTTTGAAACACCTGGCGTGATTACTTCAGATGGGCGTCGAGTTGATCTCCCTCTGCTTCATCAGTTAAATAGCCTATACCTGGATAGCAAGCAACGGCTATATATGGCCGGTACCGATGCTGTTTGCGGTCGCGGTGGCAAAACGGGTGAGCCTTTCTCCTTTTGCAACAGTAAACAGGGCCGGGGCGTAGTCTACATTTCCAAGTATCCATTACCTTAG
- a CDS encoding TlpA family protein disulfide reductase, whose translation MPYLGDFRREDSLPIGTNDKYIHYEIASPQNGYLALDHLGATIYLVPSDTLVLTIDLSQDNPWQKYQFKGTYARINQYYFDQARALKSLPMHTRAQLANQMPTLAIYQQKMDSLLKVELAYFESYLTKHSLPLWFVQKEKQQIRYSDAAYRTNAVTYRRFIKMDSANAVPKNYYHFVSPSLLNDPSAAHLVDYQHFLTDYFFHLYFQQKRVKEAANYLPILASTYVSGLSWDIFMARLLSEYLAGLPTSGEQMLAKYYPKFTDKRWINQLRDYYRDAYTLKPGELAPNFALEDHLDSLAYLKDFRGQVIYLSFWFTGCAPCRQEMPLENELVKYFEGKPVRIVNICVRSSQADWAKVSKLYNLQTVNLYANKAWESTLISKYNVKAYPHYVLIDQEGKIVKNNCSRPSGNAKAEIAALLKQ comes from the coding sequence TTGCCTTACTTAGGTGACTTTAGACGGGAAGATTCACTACCCATCGGTACCAACGACAAGTACATACATTACGAAATAGCTAGTCCTCAAAATGGCTACCTGGCCCTAGATCATCTGGGTGCAACAATCTACCTAGTGCCCAGTGATACTTTGGTTCTTACTATTGATCTTAGTCAAGATAATCCTTGGCAGAAATATCAATTTAAAGGAACCTATGCCCGTATCAATCAATACTATTTTGACCAAGCTCGTGCCTTAAAAAGTCTACCCATGCACACGCGAGCTCAGTTAGCGAACCAGATGCCAACACTGGCTATCTATCAGCAAAAAATGGATTCGTTATTGAAGGTAGAGCTAGCTTACTTTGAATCCTACCTTACCAAGCATAGCCTTCCCCTTTGGTTTGTCCAAAAAGAGAAACAACAGATCCGGTACAGTGATGCAGCTTATAGAACGAATGCGGTTACGTATCGAAGATTCATCAAAATGGATAGCGCCAACGCAGTACCTAAAAACTACTATCATTTTGTTTCACCCAGTTTACTTAATGATCCTTCGGCAGCTCATCTAGTCGATTATCAGCACTTTCTTACTGATTATTTCTTTCATCTGTACTTTCAGCAGAAACGGGTAAAAGAGGCCGCCAACTACCTGCCAATTCTAGCCTCCACTTATGTGTCAGGGTTATCCTGGGATATCTTTATGGCTCGGCTGCTGAGTGAATATTTAGCAGGACTTCCGACCAGTGGTGAACAGATGCTAGCCAAATATTATCCTAAGTTCACCGACAAACGGTGGATCAACCAGTTGAGAGACTACTATAGAGATGCTTACACGCTTAAGCCAGGAGAGCTAGCTCCTAACTTTGCGCTAGAAGATCATCTAGATTCGTTAGCTTACTTAAAAGATTTTCGTGGTCAGGTAATCTATCTTAGTTTTTGGTTCACGGGTTGCGCGCCTTGTCGGCAAGAGATGCCACTCGAAAACGAGTTGGTCAAGTATTTTGAGGGCAAACCAGTGAGAATCGTCAACATCTGTGTACGAAGCTCACAAGCTGATTGGGCGAAGGTAAGTAAGCTCTATAACTTGCAAACGGTGAATCTGTACGCGAATAAGGCTTGGGAGAGCACATTAATCAGCAAGTACAATGTGAAAGCTTATCCTCATTACGTCTTGATTGATCAGGAAGGTAAAATTGTGAAGAACAATTGTAGCCGTCCAAGTGGCAACGCAAAGGCAGAAATAGCTGCTCTTTTAAAACAGTAA
- a CDS encoding DUF7660 family protein, whose amino-acid sequence MRDFKTQVDSISSKEDFTKFLGTLLEDLQSDRSAWENNTLDEYLDGIKSWTEDMDGYYINMGEPIPENVNWRVFAEILTAATLYE is encoded by the coding sequence ATGAGAGATTTTAAAACCCAAGTCGATAGTATATCTTCAAAAGAAGACTTTACTAAGTTCTTAGGTACTCTACTTGAAGATCTCCAATCAGACCGATCTGCTTGGGAGAATAACACTTTAGATGAGTACCTAGATGGAATCAAAAGTTGGACTGAAGATATGGATGGTTACTATATCAATATGGGTGAGCCGATTCCAGAAAATGTTAATTGGCGTGTATTTGCCGAAATTCTAACGGCTGCAACTCTATACGAATAG
- a CDS encoding TlpA family protein disulfide reductase: MKTLCTVVAVLAVAGFVILKYFHIDLKVGTNDTRRIARSPFVEKHLEKPLPEFTLKDMTGKTIRSQDLVGKRVHLNFWSTSCKPCIEEFVELNRLKAQYASDYVFLALAPDDSSRVSRTLRTHALRYQVIPNAGAYLHELGVDAYPKNFFVDSHGLIRRITGGSQKELDGLTLVNSNYRSYKKILDAIE, from the coding sequence ATGAAAACACTATGCACCGTAGTTGCTGTACTGGCTGTTGCTGGCTTTGTCATCTTGAAATACTTTCACATTGACCTTAAGGTAGGCACCAATGATACACGCCGTATTGCCCGCAGCCCATTCGTAGAAAAACATTTGGAAAAGCCCTTGCCTGAGTTTACCCTCAAAGACATGACGGGCAAAACAATTCGAAGCCAGGATTTGGTGGGGAAACGTGTTCACTTGAACTTTTGGAGTACCTCCTGTAAACCCTGTATCGAAGAGTTTGTAGAACTCAACCGACTCAAAGCACAGTATGCTTCTGATTATGTCTTTTTGGCTTTGGCTCCCGACGACTCAAGTCGGGTGAGTCGCACGTTGCGAACCCATGCGTTGAGGTATCAAGTCATTCCCAATGCAGGGGCCTATCTGCATGAACTAGGCGTTGATGCTTACCCAAAAAACTTTTTTGTTGACAGTCACGGACTGATTCGTCGCATAACCGGAGGGTCCCAAAAAGAGCTTGACGGTCTGACCTTAGTCAATAGCAATTACAGATCTTACAAAAAGATTTTAGATGCTATAGAATAG
- a CDS encoding curlin repeat-containing protein — translation MNQFLLTALTMLVATTAFGQNSVSITQNGTAANSASVTQLGEGNSVNISQSGGATTDGPKPGNRVSLRVSKGTQTTISQHNRGDGPFGPNSVEISQEGQATATITQSSETGENAIHMLPVLSDHRGKAQPSKKRNRQ, via the coding sequence ATGAATCAATTCCTGTTAACCGCGCTCACCATGCTGGTGGCCACCACCGCGTTCGGGCAAAACAGCGTCAGCATTACCCAAAACGGCACAGCGGCCAACTCGGCATCCGTCACCCAGTTGGGGGAAGGCAATAGTGTCAACATTAGCCAGAGTGGCGGTGCGACGACGGATGGCCCTAAGCCCGGCAACCGGGTGAGTCTGCGGGTGTCCAAAGGTACCCAAACCACGATCAGCCAGCACAACCGTGGCGACGGACCGTTTGGCCCGAACTCGGTCGAGATTTCCCAGGAGGGTCAGGCGACGGCGACCATCACCCAATCGTCGGAAACGGGTGAGAACGCCATTCACATGCTCCCCGTCCTCTCCGACCATCGAGGAAAAGCACAGCCGTCAAAAAAACGGAATCGGCAGTAA
- a CDS encoding substrate-binding domain-containing protein: MPQKGLVIPMDVAVVSFNNEPVSAYFSPTLSSINQPITAMTTVRLLLRQIESPEALRGETRVFDTQLIIHEASLRNKL, translated from the coding sequence ATGCCGCAAAAAGGGCTGGTCATTCCCATGGACGTAGCAGTTGTCAGTTTCAACAATGAACCTGTTTCGGCTTACTTTTCACCGACGCTAAGCAGCATCAATCAACCCATTACGGCAATGACAACGGTCCGACTGTTATTACGTCAGATTGAAAGCCCTGAAGCATTGCGTGGTGAGACTAGGGTATTTGATACCCAACTTATCATTCATGAAGCTTCTTTACGTAACAAATTGTAA
- a CDS encoding LacI family DNA-binding transcriptional regulator, which translates to MLNNLEEAVRQAGYSIQLAQTNESCTRKTISIQSLLRSQVEGLILSLSQDTADVEHVERLVRKGLPIVLVDGTADIASVS; encoded by the coding sequence ATGCTCAACAATCTGGAAGAAGCTGTTAGGCAGGCGGGGTACAGTATCCAGTTAGCCCAGACCAATGAGTCGTGCACACGCAAAACCATCAGTATTCAAAGTCTCCTGCGTAGCCAGGTCGAAGGCCTTATTTTATCACTCTCCCAGGATACCGCCGATGTTGAGCATGTTGAACGGTTAGTTAGAAAAGGACTACCGATCGTACTGGTTGACGGTACTGCCGATATTGCGTCGGTGTCTTAA
- a CDS encoding helix-turn-helix domain-containing protein, with protein sequence MKNTPVTTRDIARKLDVSISTVSWALRDMPVIHPDTRKAIVRLAEELDCQPNQLAKIW encoded by the coding sequence ATGAAAAACACACCGGTTACTACCAGGGACATTGCCCGTAAACTGGATGTGTCGATTTCAACCGTTTCATGGGCGCTCCGTGATATGCCGGTAATTCATCCGGATACGCGTAAGGCTATTGTACGATTGGCGGAGGAACTGGATTGCCAGCCGAACCAGTTGGCTAAAATCTGGTGA
- a CDS encoding RNA polymerase sigma factor yields the protein MTSSQSAPADEQRMAQLWIRFKADDEKAFDQLVQARYRVLFNYATRFTNDRDLIKDCLQDLFLELWNRRAVIVETPYVTIYLIKAFRNNLFRRIRREMARPFVSDETLEWETIATEELTADHKWIADERLVSTEQSLRQAVDRLPKRQQEVVFLKFYEGLTNDDIAQVMAIEKQTVANFLYRAMTQLRTILPVRLFS from the coding sequence ATGACGAGTTCACAGTCAGCTCCTGCGGATGAACAACGAATGGCCCAGCTCTGGATTCGATTTAAAGCGGATGACGAGAAGGCTTTTGATCAGTTAGTACAGGCCCGGTATCGGGTGCTGTTCAACTACGCGACGCGGTTTACCAACGATCGTGATCTAATCAAAGACTGTCTTCAGGACTTGTTTTTAGAGCTTTGGAACCGGCGGGCCGTTATTGTCGAAACGCCCTACGTGACGATTTACCTAATCAAAGCATTCCGAAACAACCTATTTCGTCGGATACGTCGTGAAATGGCCCGCCCATTTGTCTCTGATGAAACGTTGGAGTGGGAAACGATTGCCACGGAGGAGTTAACGGCTGACCATAAGTGGATTGCCGATGAAAGGCTGGTATCGACCGAACAAAGTCTTCGGCAGGCCGTCGATCGGTTACCCAAACGGCAACAGGAAGTGGTATTCCTGAAATTCTACGAAGGCTTGACCAATGACGATATTGCCCAGGTGATGGCTATCGAAAAACAAACGGTCGCTAATTTCCTCTATCGAGCCATGACACAATTGCGAACCATCCTGCCTGTTCGCCTATTTTCCTGA
- a CDS encoding FecR family protein — translation MPDYTTYTFDDFVLDDRFQQWVLKNAPADQVFWNEWLQINPDKVDLVLAARQFVSQMQQAQEELSDEELASEVARIRVNRQKAQDLNELQPLQQHQPPAHFMSWARIAAAITLVVGLGTLAFFYWRTPTTPLAVYQHKVEQQAGTLQEIQNTTNASQLVRLPDGSRVTLYKGSRVSFPRTFTARQREVFLVGEAFFDVVRRPKQPFMVYTSQLTTQVLGTSFTVRAYPDDKEAKVIVRTGKVSVFKTPPGGELGDLGGSEPAIILTPNQQATFQANDRLLERSLVALPEPITSPAGEPQVLAFEHTPVVSVFKKLETAYGIVINYDVDLLTGCELTAEFGAESLFEKLDLICRATNSTYEVIDAQIVIHSKGCR, via the coding sequence ATGCCCGACTATACCACGTATACATTCGACGACTTTGTTTTGGACGACCGGTTTCAGCAATGGGTGCTGAAAAACGCGCCTGCCGATCAGGTCTTCTGGAATGAGTGGCTTCAGATAAATCCCGATAAAGTGGATCTGGTGCTGGCTGCCCGCCAGTTTGTGAGTCAGATGCAGCAGGCGCAGGAAGAGTTATCGGACGAGGAGTTAGCCAGTGAGGTCGCCCGTATCCGTGTAAACCGGCAGAAAGCACAGGATCTGAATGAATTACAACCGTTGCAACAGCACCAACCACCGGCTCATTTTATGAGTTGGGCACGGATCGCAGCGGCCATCACGCTGGTTGTTGGGCTAGGTACACTGGCTTTTTTCTATTGGCGCACGCCTACTACGCCCCTCGCCGTTTATCAACACAAGGTTGAGCAGCAAGCCGGAACCTTACAGGAAATACAGAATACGACCAATGCCAGCCAGTTGGTTCGCCTACCCGATGGAAGTAGGGTTACGCTCTACAAAGGAAGTCGGGTCAGCTTTCCGCGAACGTTCACTGCTCGCCAACGCGAGGTTTTTCTGGTTGGTGAAGCTTTCTTTGACGTAGTCCGTCGGCCTAAACAACCATTTATGGTCTATACCAGCCAACTGACTACCCAGGTTTTGGGTACCAGTTTCACCGTTCGCGCTTATCCGGATGACAAAGAAGCAAAGGTCATTGTTCGGACGGGGAAAGTGTCGGTTTTTAAGACCCCGCCCGGTGGAGAGCTCGGGGATCTGGGGGGTAGCGAACCGGCCATTATTCTCACGCCCAATCAGCAGGCTACCTTTCAGGCCAACGACCGTTTGTTAGAGCGTTCGCTGGTCGCGTTACCCGAACCAATAACCAGTCCGGCAGGAGAGCCTCAAGTGCTTGCTTTCGAACACACCCCGGTCGTATCGGTTTTTAAAAAGCTGGAAACTGCCTACGGAATTGTCATCAATTATGATGTTGACCTGCTGACCGGTTGTGAACTGACGGCGGAGTTTGGTGCAGAGTCGTTGTTCGAGAAACTCGACCTGATTTGCCGAGCTACCAATTCAACGTACGAGGTGATCGATGCCCAGATCGTTATTCACAGCAAAGGATGTCGATGA